In a single window of the Mucilaginibacter defluvii genome:
- a CDS encoding DUF4382 domain-containing protein has product MKKVTLFFATGLLLLAASCKKDSSNNGSGTSRVTVKLTDAPGLFDALILNVKQVVIISSGGRATVDLNERPIDILRFRAGRDTVLAGVDVPAGRLQEIRLVLYDTGNRVVVDGVSHDLKTPSGQSSGVKLKVQDDITAGIAYTLLLDFDAAKSIVVTGNGKYNLKPVIRAIPVAVSGAIKGVVQPASAYPRVYAINGTDTVGAIADNNGNFFLPGLQAGNYRVEVVPLSPYNGVIIDNVSVQNNAVKDLGTVNLAD; this is encoded by the coding sequence ATGAAAAAGGTAACTTTATTTTTTGCCACCGGTCTATTGTTGTTAGCAGCGTCATGTAAAAAAGACAGCTCGAATAACGGTAGTGGTACCTCAAGGGTTACGGTTAAACTTACCGATGCCCCCGGTTTGTTTGATGCGCTGATTTTGAATGTAAAACAAGTGGTTATCATTTCGTCGGGCGGACGCGCTACGGTTGATCTTAATGAAAGGCCTATAGACATATTGCGTTTCAGGGCCGGGCGAGATACTGTTTTAGCCGGAGTGGACGTGCCCGCCGGGCGCTTACAGGAGATCAGGCTGGTGTTATATGATACCGGTAATCGGGTAGTGGTTGATGGCGTATCTCATGACCTGAAAACACCGAGCGGACAGTCATCAGGAGTAAAATTGAAAGTGCAGGACGATATAACCGCAGGTATAGCCTACACGTTGCTGTTGGATTTTGATGCAGCTAAATCTATTGTGGTTACCGGCAACGGTAAGTATAACTTAAAACCGGTAATCAGGGCCATACCGGTGGCGGTTTCGGGCGCTATTAAGGGCGTAGTTCAGCCGGCGTCTGCCTATCCAAGGGTTTACGCTATCAATGGAACAGATACAGTTGGCGCAATTGCCGACAATAACGGTAATTTCTTTTTGCCCGGCTTACAAGCCGGAAATTACCGCGTAGAAGTGGTGCCGTTATCGCCATATAACGGAGTTATTATTGACAATGTTTCAGTGCAAAACAACGCCGTGAAAGATTTAGGCACAGTTAATCTGGCTGACTAA
- a CDS encoding endonuclease MutS2 — translation MLYPDNSADKLGFNEVKELIKAHCLSTMGRQMVDKIQVMNNYDNIRKFLSQAAEFKDILTNDAALPIQHFFDIKTLANKARIEGAFLSEEEFYQVQASLSTVFAVIAYFNEREGQYPNLEALFEHLPIEKSILKKIGLVIDEKGKIRPNASRELQDITSSIAKAEQEARRKIDQIFKSAAANNWTADGSLTVRDGRLCIPLLAENKRKLKGFVHDESASGQTVYMEPEEVFTLNNRVRDLEFERRREIVKILTQLTDDLRPYVPLLLSYHGLLTKLDFVRAKALFAIDIDGSLPEVTNDASIKLVNARHPLLYLSFKKEQRTVVPLNVSIDESSRVIVVSGPNAGGKSVCMKTVGLLLMMVQAGLLIPADDTSRMGVFKQLFVDIGDDQSIESDLSTYSAHLSKMKYFAENANGKTMILIDEFGTGTDPQFGGPIAEAVLESLNQKKVKGMVTTHYSNLKIFASNTEGLENASMLFNNVEMKPLYILEVGKPGSSYAFEIAQKIGLPQHVLNLAKNKISAGQKKVDTLLVDLEREKKEIYDTRIKLNSQQQKVNTLLAENAKLKDYLEENKKNLIREAKQQAQSIILNANKLVENTIAEIKSSNADKEKTKALRDNLNVELKKNTVKTEQPKPAANAEEIQKGDWVKLTDSDTTGQVIEINKDNVVIAIGDLRTVAKRKRVQKVSSSSVPKEVRRRSASSVGDYSSFSPEIDVRGMRGEEALYAIERMLDRALMMSFNNIKILHGKGDGILRKLIRDYLKKYDQVDRMEDEHADRGGDGITYVYLR, via the coding sequence ATGCTATACCCTGATAACAGTGCTGATAAACTCGGGTTTAACGAGGTTAAGGAACTGATAAAAGCACATTGCCTGAGTACCATGGGCCGCCAGATGGTGGACAAGATACAGGTGATGAATAATTACGATAATATCCGTAAATTTTTAAGCCAGGCCGCGGAGTTTAAGGATATTCTGACAAATGACGCCGCCCTGCCGATACAGCATTTTTTTGATATAAAAACGCTGGCTAACAAAGCCCGTATTGAAGGCGCTTTTTTAAGCGAGGAAGAATTTTACCAGGTACAGGCATCGCTATCAACCGTGTTTGCCGTTATTGCTTACTTTAACGAGCGTGAAGGCCAATACCCTAATCTTGAAGCGTTATTTGAGCATTTGCCAATTGAGAAATCAATATTAAAAAAGATAGGGTTGGTAATTGATGAAAAGGGAAAGATAAGGCCAAACGCTTCGCGGGAGTTGCAGGATATCACCAGCTCGATAGCGAAAGCCGAGCAGGAAGCCCGCCGGAAAATTGACCAGATATTTAAAAGCGCCGCCGCCAATAACTGGACTGCCGACGGATCACTCACCGTGCGCGACGGGCGTTTGTGCATACCGCTGTTAGCCGAAAATAAGCGCAAGCTTAAAGGCTTTGTGCATGATGAGTCCGCATCCGGGCAAACCGTTTATATGGAGCCTGAAGAAGTATTCACGCTCAACAATCGCGTACGCGACCTGGAGTTTGAACGCCGCCGCGAGATCGTAAAAATACTTACGCAGCTAACTGATGATTTGCGCCCTTATGTGCCGCTCCTGCTATCTTATCACGGCCTGTTAACCAAGCTTGATTTTGTGCGGGCTAAGGCTTTATTTGCTATTGATATTGATGGATCGCTGCCTGAAGTTACCAATGATGCGTCAATAAAATTGGTTAACGCGCGCCACCCCTTGCTGTACCTCAGCTTTAAAAAGGAGCAGCGCACCGTTGTTCCGCTTAACGTGAGTATTGACGAGTCGTCGAGGGTGATTGTAGTATCAGGCCCCAACGCCGGTGGTAAATCAGTATGTATGAAAACCGTAGGCTTATTACTGATGATGGTGCAGGCTGGCTTGCTTATCCCTGCTGATGATACCAGCCGGATGGGTGTGTTTAAACAACTTTTTGTTGATATTGGCGACGACCAATCCATAGAAAGTGATTTGAGTACCTACAGCGCCCACCTTTCAAAAATGAAATACTTTGCCGAAAACGCAAACGGCAAAACCATGATACTGATAGACGAGTTTGGTACAGGTACCGATCCGCAATTTGGTGGCCCGATAGCTGAGGCCGTGCTCGAATCACTCAACCAGAAAAAGGTAAAGGGCATGGTTACTACCCATTATTCAAACCTGAAGATATTTGCCAGCAATACCGAGGGGTTAGAAAATGCATCGATGCTGTTCAATAACGTGGAGATGAAGCCGCTTTATATATTGGAAGTGGGTAAACCCGGTAGCTCCTACGCTTTTGAGATAGCGCAAAAAATAGGCCTGCCTCAACACGTACTTAATCTGGCTAAAAACAAAATTAGCGCGGGACAGAAAAAGGTAGACACTTTATTGGTTGACCTGGAACGAGAAAAGAAGGAAATTTACGATACCCGCATAAAACTGAACAGCCAGCAACAAAAAGTGAACACTTTGCTTGCGGAGAACGCAAAGTTGAAGGATTACCTGGAAGAGAATAAAAAGAACTTGATACGCGAGGCCAAGCAACAGGCGCAAAGCATCATCCTTAACGCGAACAAACTGGTTGAAAACACTATTGCCGAAATAAAAAGCAGCAATGCCGATAAGGAAAAAACCAAAGCCCTGCGCGATAATCTGAACGTTGAGCTTAAGAAAAACACGGTAAAAACCGAGCAGCCTAAACCTGCCGCTAATGCAGAAGAAATACAAAAAGGCGACTGGGTTAAGCTTACCGACTCTGACACAACAGGCCAGGTTATCGAGATCAATAAGGACAATGTGGTGATCGCTATCGGCGATTTACGTACGGTTGCCAAGCGAAAGCGTGTGCAGAAGGTATCGAGTTCCTCGGTTCCGAAAGAGGTTAGGCGAAGATCGGCTTCAAGCGTTGGCGATTATTCAAGCTTTAGTCCGGAGATAGACGTGCGCGGTATGCGCGGTGAAGAAGCACTTTATGCTATCGAGCGTATGCTTGACCGTGCCCTGATGATGAGCTTTAACAACATCAAGATATTGCATGGCAAAGGCGATGGTATACTGCGCAAACTGATACGCGACTATTTGAAAAAATACGACCAGGTGGATCGTATGGAAGACGAACATGCCGACCGTGGCGGAGACGGCATTACCTATGTGTATCTGAGGTAG
- a CDS encoding DUF4296 domain-containing protein — protein MRKYIILFFSALTVLCSCGDDKPEGILNEKQMADVLTDVHIANGTMFSVPAIPDSLYKYGLGRYMLVFKQHGTDSAQFTRSYKYYTRDVEKLVAIYDTVNKKLQKKSDSLNKIFIKQQQQPQKIKPQNPKPPQIADTAKRIKRSVAKDTLNRI, from the coding sequence ATGCGTAAATATATAATCCTGTTTTTTTCAGCTTTGACTGTTTTATGTTCGTGCGGTGATGATAAACCGGAAGGTATATTGAACGAAAAACAAATGGCCGATGTGCTTACCGACGTACACATAGCCAATGGCACCATGTTCAGCGTACCAGCCATACCTGATAGCTTATATAAATATGGCTTAGGCCGGTACATGCTGGTTTTTAAGCAGCACGGTACCGACTCGGCACAATTTACCCGAAGCTACAAGTATTATACTCGAGATGTGGAAAAACTGGTGGCTATTTATGATACAGTAAATAAAAAACTGCAAAAAAAATCCGACTCGCTTAACAAGATATTTATAAAACAGCAGCAGCAACCGCAAAAAATTAAGCCGCAAAACCCCAAACCGCCACAAATTGCCGATACTGCTAAACGAATAAAGAGATCGGTAGCAAAAGATACTTTAAACCGAATTTAA
- a CDS encoding YggS family pyridoxal phosphate-dependent enzyme, translated as MSIADNIRALKNETDAINVALLAVSKTKPVEDIMEAYDAGQRLFGENNVQELVEKYEQLPKDIEWHLIGHLQSNKVKYIAPFISMIEAVDSLKLLQEINKHALKNDRVIDCLLQVYIADEETKFGLQYDELIELLHSEEFSALKNIRIRGLMGIATNTDSEKQIKEEFYELRTLFDGVKLSYFRKEESFNVLSMGMSSDYKIAIEQGSNLIRLGSTVFGTRVVKHWKNN; from the coding sequence ATGAGCATTGCAGATAACATACGCGCTTTAAAAAACGAAACAGATGCCATAAATGTTGCGCTGCTGGCCGTATCAAAAACAAAACCTGTTGAAGATATTATGGAAGCCTATGATGCCGGGCAGCGTTTGTTTGGCGAAAACAACGTGCAGGAGCTGGTGGAAAAGTATGAGCAATTGCCCAAAGATATTGAGTGGCACCTGATCGGCCACCTGCAAAGCAATAAGGTTAAGTATATAGCGCCATTTATCAGCATGATTGAGGCGGTTGATAGTTTAAAACTATTGCAGGAGATCAATAAACACGCGTTGAAAAATGATCGCGTAATAGATTGTTTGTTGCAAGTATATATAGCTGATGAAGAAACCAAGTTTGGCCTGCAATATGATGAATTGATAGAGCTGCTGCATTCAGAGGAATTCAGTGCATTGAAAAACATTCGTATACGCGGCCTGATGGGAATTGCTACCAACACCGATAGCGAAAAGCAAATTAAAGAAGAGTTTTACGAGTTGCGTACTTTGTTTGATGGTGTTAAGTTAAGCTATTTCCGCAAGGAGGAAAGCTTCAATGTACTGTCAATGGGCATGTCGTCAGACTATAAGATTGCCATTGAGCAGGGCAGTAACCTTATCAGGCTGGGCAGCACCGTTTTTGGTACACGGGTAGTTAAACACTGGAAAAACAATTAA
- a CDS encoding GNAT family N-acetyltransferase has protein sequence MKMHLRIAVKDDCRRILELVNELALYEKAPQEVTITLQELEEAGFGSKPVWKAFVAEVDGLIVGFALYYVRFSTWKGCRLYLEDFYVTETMRGRGLGKLLFDRIVQEAQELGFNGMSWQVLDWNEPAINFYNKYNAAIEAGWLNASLSKEQLLSF, from the coding sequence ATGAAAATGCACCTACGCATTGCCGTTAAGGATGATTGCCGCCGTATTTTAGAGCTGGTTAATGAGCTGGCTTTGTATGAAAAGGCGCCACAAGAGGTAACCATCACCTTACAGGAACTGGAAGAGGCCGGCTTTGGTAGCAAACCCGTATGGAAAGCATTTGTTGCCGAAGTGGATGGCCTTATTGTTGGTTTCGCGCTTTATTATGTGCGCTTTTCAACCTGGAAAGGCTGTCGCCTGTACCTCGAAGATTTTTATGTTACTGAAACCATGCGCGGCCGCGGTCTGGGCAAGCTTTTGTTTGACCGCATAGTGCAGGAAGCGCAGGAACTGGGCTTTAACGGTATGAGCTGGCAGGTGCTTGACTGGAACGAACCGGCCATAAACTTCTATAATAAATACAACGCCGCTATTGAAGCCGGTTGGTTGAATGCATCGCTAAGTAAAGAACAATTACTTAGTTTTTAA
- a CDS encoding RsiV family protein, with amino-acid sequence MRTIYYLAAVFTFFSASLASCVWSDEHIEQKDAIYKDTLNYQYKTISQRAADCGDKADSTCTHFTVKYPEFKDQPKLNDSVQRKLLLLFAYDGKPDSNLNAYAKRFLNDYETFKKENPDTKMYFEMDSHANIVHQDSNLVAIEVSGYIFQGGAHGGTTTGFINWDTKTNKDLTLDDLLVDGYSAKLNAVAEKIFRTNEKLSDTASLATNYFFENDKFALNKNFLVTPIGLRFLYNQYEIKPYAAGQTELVIPYTQIKQLLRPNTVITQYVK; translated from the coding sequence ATGAGAACAATATATTACCTTGCTGCTGTTTTTACATTTTTTAGCGCATCACTTGCCTCATGTGTATGGAGCGATGAGCACATCGAACAAAAAGATGCCATTTACAAAGACACGTTAAATTACCAGTACAAAACTATTTCTCAACGGGCTGCTGATTGCGGTGATAAAGCTGACAGTACCTGCACGCACTTTACGGTTAAGTATCCGGAATTTAAAGATCAGCCGAAGCTTAACGATAGCGTTCAGCGTAAACTATTGCTACTTTTTGCCTACGATGGAAAACCGGACAGCAACCTTAACGCTTATGCCAAACGCTTTTTAAACGACTACGAAACGTTTAAAAAGGAAAACCCGGATACCAAGATGTATTTTGAAATGGATAGCCATGCCAATATTGTACATCAGGATTCGAACCTGGTGGCTATTGAAGTTTCGGGATATATATTTCAGGGCGGGGCACATGGCGGTACCACAACCGGTTTTATCAACTGGGACACCAAAACCAATAAAGACCTAACGCTCGACGATCTGTTGGTGGATGGTTACAGCGCCAAGCTAAATGCCGTTGCCGAGAAAATATTCAGAACTAATGAAAAATTAAGTGATACGGCATCATTGGCTACCAATTACTTTTTTGAGAACGATAAATTCGCGCTGAACAAAAACTTTTTGGTAACGCCCATCGGGTTAAGGTTTTTATATAATCAATACGAAATAAAACCTTACGCAGCCGGGCAAACCGAACTGGTTATACCATATACGCAAATTAAACAGCTGTTACGGCCTAATACCGTAATAACACAATACGTTAAATAA
- a CDS encoding aspartate kinase has translation MLVFKFGGASVKDAEGIINLGNIVKQYREQQLLIVVSAMGKTTNALENLTRAYVEQRSDMHDIYEDIKSYHFNIMESLFEHGHPVFDDIQNTFVEIDWMIEDEPHDDFDFIYDQIVSIGELVSTRIVNAYLNTAGLASKWLDVRSYIHTDNTYREGVVDWPKTCEAIEQGLPQLLQNSIVVTQGFLGGTSENFTTTLGREGSDYTASIFASCLKAESVTTWKDVPGILNADPKLFADTVKFDELSYNEAIEMTYYGASVIHPKTIKPLQNADIPLLVKSFNQPDAPGTVIKEGVVPVFTKPVIIVKQNQVLISISATDYSFITEDHLSSIFAIFARHHVKANVLQTSALSFSVCIDLKPERFEDLLNSLKQAFKVKYNDGLSLITLRHYKPHAINNYIEGKEVLLEQQSRNTAQFVLR, from the coding sequence ATGCTTGTATTTAAATTCGGAGGTGCTTCGGTAAAAGATGCTGAGGGGATTATTAACCTCGGCAACATAGTTAAACAGTACCGCGAGCAGCAATTGCTTATTGTTGTTTCGGCAATGGGCAAAACCACTAACGCGCTCGAAAATCTTACCCGTGCCTATGTGGAGCAGCGTAGCGATATGCACGATATCTATGAGGATATCAAAAGCTATCATTTTAACATTATGGAGAGTTTGTTTGAACACGGCCACCCCGTGTTTGACGATATACAAAATACCTTTGTTGAGATTGACTGGATGATAGAAGATGAGCCGCATGACGACTTCGATTTTATATACGATCAAATAGTTTCAATTGGAGAATTGGTATCAACCCGCATTGTAAATGCTTATTTAAATACCGCCGGACTGGCCAGTAAATGGCTTGACGTGCGCAGCTACATACACACGGATAATACCTACCGCGAAGGTGTTGTTGACTGGCCGAAGACCTGTGAAGCCATTGAGCAGGGCTTACCGCAATTACTGCAAAATAGCATAGTTGTTACCCAGGGCTTTTTAGGCGGCACATCCGAAAATTTTACGACTACCTTAGGTCGTGAAGGGTCTGACTATACGGCATCCATATTTGCGTCATGCCTTAAAGCCGAATCAGTAACTACCTGGAAAGATGTTCCGGGGATTTTAAATGCCGATCCTAAGCTGTTTGCCGATACGGTGAAGTTTGACGAACTGAGCTATAACGAAGCCATCGAGATGACTTACTATGGTGCAAGCGTTATCCACCCTAAAACCATAAAGCCGCTGCAAAACGCGGATATACCTTTGCTGGTAAAATCATTCAATCAGCCCGATGCACCCGGAACAGTAATTAAAGAGGGGGTGGTGCCGGTGTTTACTAAACCGGTGATAATTGTAAAGCAAAACCAGGTACTGATATCCATCTCAGCTACAGATTATTCCTTTATTACCGAGGATCACCTGAGTAGCATTTTCGCCATTTTTGCCAGGCACCACGTGAAAGCCAATGTGCTGCAAACCTCTGCATTAAGCTTTTCGGTATGTATTGACCTGAAACCAGAACGTTTTGAGGATCTGCTCAATAGCTTAAAACAGGCATTCAAAGTAAAATACAACGACGGGCTTAGCCTGATCACTTTAAGGCATTATAAGCCGCATGCTATTAATAACTATATTGAGGGAAAAGAAGTGTTGCTTGAACAGCAAAGCCGAAATACTGCTCAGTTTGTTCTTCGTTAA
- a CDS encoding DUF4920 domain-containing protein, whose translation MKKLFLLVAGLFIAAASFAQDEITPAAPGVTYGDKVTAANAIQLNELNTKLAKDSVYKGKITGKVVEVCKKKGCFMTLTQPSGSPIMVRFTDYAFFMPQNIVGKTVVVEGTATVKTVPVERLQHFAADAGKSKEEIAKITKPKKDVQIMADGVLVMD comes from the coding sequence ATGAAAAAATTGTTTTTACTTGTTGCCGGCTTATTTATTGCCGCCGCAAGCTTCGCGCAGGACGAAATTACACCGGCTGCACCGGGCGTTACCTATGGCGATAAAGTTACAGCCGCTAATGCTATCCAGCTGAATGAATTAAATACAAAACTGGCCAAAGATTCGGTATATAAAGGTAAGATTACCGGAAAAGTAGTTGAAGTATGCAAAAAGAAAGGCTGTTTCATGACGTTGACACAACCAAGCGGCTCGCCGATTATGGTGCGCTTTACTGATTACGCCTTTTTTATGCCGCAAAACATAGTGGGTAAAACTGTAGTAGTTGAGGGCACCGCTACCGTGAAAACTGTGCCCGTGGAGCGCCTGCAACATTTTGCCGCCGACGCCGGTAAAAGCAAAGAAGAAATTGCAAAAATAACCAAACCCAAAAAGGACGTACAGATTATGGCTGATGGCGTATTGGTGATGGATTAA
- a CDS encoding YitT family protein produces MKKMSTFSKRTIINNTILILLGIISATFGLKGFLLSSHFIDGGVTGISMLLSNIFGIPIAILIFVINVPFLWLGYNKLGTLFAIKSTAAIAGLSLALAFINVPDVTSDKLLTAVFGGLFIGVGIALAIRGGAVLDGTEIAALLVSKKAQVVKVNDVILIFNVVIFLTAAKFLGVESALYSILTYLAASKMIDVILNGLEQYTGITVISTKSELIRRIITNQLGRGVTIYQGKSGYGKDGEINDTRDIVFTVATRLEVPSIKQVILEVDPKAFIVQQSIEDTTGGLLKRKGLH; encoded by the coding sequence ATGAAGAAAATGTCAACCTTCTCCAAAAGGACCATTATCAACAATACCATCCTGATCTTACTCGGTATTATATCAGCCACCTTCGGACTTAAAGGATTTTTGCTTTCCAGCCATTTTATTGACGGCGGTGTAACCGGTATTTCCATGCTGCTTTCTAACATTTTCGGCATACCTATAGCTATACTCATATTTGTAATAAACGTACCTTTTTTATGGTTGGGTTACAATAAGCTGGGCACGCTGTTCGCCATAAAAAGTACGGCGGCTATCGCAGGCCTTTCGTTAGCGTTGGCTTTTATTAACGTGCCGGACGTGACGTCGGATAAATTACTTACCGCTGTATTTGGCGGCTTGTTTATCGGCGTAGGTATAGCCCTGGCCATCAGGGGCGGTGCGGTGCTGGACGGTACCGAAATTGCCGCGCTGCTGGTTAGCAAAAAGGCCCAGGTAGTAAAGGTGAATGATGTTATTCTGATCTTCAATGTAGTTATATTCCTTACCGCGGCTAAGTTCTTAGGCGTTGAGTCAGCACTTTATTCCATTCTCACATACCTTGCCGCGTCAAAAATGATCGATGTTATATTGAATGGTTTGGAGCAGTATACCGGCATCACTGTAATTTCAACCAAAAGCGAATTAATACGCCGTATTATCACCAATCAGTTAGGCAGGGGCGTTACCATTTACCAGGGCAAAAGCGGTTATGGTAAAGATGGGGAGATAAATGATACCCGCGACATTGTATTTACTGTAGCCACACGGCTCGAAGTGCCATCTATCAAGCAGGTAATATTAGAGGTTGACCCGAAAGCTTTTATTGTACAACAAAGTATTGAAGATACCACTGGCGGTTTATTGAAACGTAAAGGTTTGCATTAA
- a CDS encoding carboxypeptidase-like regulatory domain-containing protein: protein MKRTLTLLLFIFCYGVSSAQVVEGIVTDAGTGQPLPYVNVGIVGNSIGTVTDDKGKYKLDLKGSINDTVKISMIGYKPLVLISSAFISNYQGKSIRLESDNIKLKEVTVKPKKWKTAVLGNTTKSKSSNSGFSSSRLGHELGRIIKIKRAPTYLKRFNASISSGPADSVKMRLNFYSVKNGLPDQILQQQNIFVLVHNGDDQINVNLEPYNIYVDDDFFVSLEWIQSARGGVMFSSSFLSGPFIWRETSQARWEKVGVGGLGFNVTVEY, encoded by the coding sequence ATGAAAAGGACCTTAACCTTATTACTCTTTATTTTTTGTTATGGTGTTTCAAGCGCTCAGGTTGTTGAAGGTATAGTAACGGATGCCGGTACAGGGCAGCCATTACCTTATGTTAATGTAGGTATAGTTGGTAACTCAATAGGTACCGTTACCGATGATAAGGGCAAATATAAGCTCGATTTAAAAGGCAGCATTAACGATACCGTTAAGATATCAATGATAGGTTACAAGCCGTTAGTTTTAATTTCGTCAGCTTTTATATCCAATTATCAGGGCAAATCCATTAGGCTCGAGTCGGATAATATCAAACTGAAGGAAGTAACGGTTAAGCCCAAAAAATGGAAAACAGCGGTTTTAGGGAATACTACAAAATCAAAGTCATCAAACTCCGGATTTTCCAGTAGCAGGTTGGGGCATGAGTTAGGCCGCATAATTAAGATAAAGCGCGCGCCAACTTATTTAAAACGCTTTAATGCCTCTATATCATCCGGCCCGGCAGATTCGGTTAAAATGCGACTGAACTTTTATAGCGTTAAAAACGGTTTGCCCGATCAGATTTTGCAGCAGCAAAATATATTTGTTTTAGTGCATAATGGCGACGACCAGATAAATGTTAATTTGGAACCCTACAATATTTACGTGGACGACGACTTTTTTGTGAGCCTGGAATGGATACAGTCGGCCAGGGGCGGGGTGATGTTTTCGTCGAGCTTTTTGAGCGGCCCCTTTATATGGCGCGAAACGAGCCAGGCGCGCTGGGAAAAAGTAGGCGTTGGTGGTTTAGGCTTTAATGTTACGGTTGAATACTAA
- a CDS encoding RNA-binding protein — translation MVKLFIGGHPLTMDELQLVQLVSPYGQVATIKMVRDRQTRKSKGYSFLEITDTEGAERIMEALQGKAYGDKELKINIVPPDAEPAKKVQRPGGFRAPAYPRVDRRGSSSYGSPSNDGSKPRRPRKQF, via the coding sequence ATGGTCAAATTATTCATTGGCGGGCATCCGCTAACTATGGATGAGCTGCAACTCGTTCAGCTCGTAAGTCCATACGGGCAGGTTGCTACCATAAAAATGGTACGCGACAGGCAAACAAGAAAATCAAAAGGATATTCATTTTTAGAAATTACAGATACAGAGGGTGCGGAACGCATAATGGAGGCGTTACAGGGAAAAGCATATGGTGATAAGGAATTAAAGATCAATATTGTACCGCCTGACGCTGAACCGGCAAAAAAAGTACAAAGGCCAGGCGGTTTCAGGGCACCTGCTTATCCCAGAGTTGATCGCCGGGGCTCATCATCCTACGGATCTCCGTCTAACGACGGTTCAAAACCGAGGAGGCCACGTAAACAATTTTAA